The following proteins are co-located in the Falsihalocynthiibacter arcticus genome:
- a CDS encoding glutathione S-transferase family protein → MRALLFTTGSPFARAVRIVLDELGLDFERREEITTPSAEERAAATPTLQVPTFWDGDQTLWESGTIVEYLLSTYRTRPATEPPLAMHTFRPASEWQDKLTFSTIQTFGNAATIVSQMKWSGVDATNNAHMKRSVEKLSHILGWLEDQLNDTTGGFQPDCVSIQDIFLAAHVRFVQNRPLGVDLLLGQYPKLEALLNGLDDRASFKANPIWWWEPGVVGYQPDGTPIFKNKIN, encoded by the coding sequence ATGCGTGCGCTTTTATTCACTACAGGGTCGCCCTTTGCGCGTGCCGTACGGATTGTTCTTGACGAACTCGGGCTTGATTTTGAACGGCGGGAAGAAATTACCACGCCAAGTGCCGAGGAGAGAGCGGCAGCGACGCCCACTCTACAAGTGCCTACGTTCTGGGATGGCGATCAAACACTATGGGAAAGTGGAACCATCGTCGAATACCTGCTCTCGACATATCGAACCCGACCGGCAACAGAACCACCCCTTGCAATGCATACATTCCGCCCCGCCAGTGAGTGGCAGGACAAACTGACATTCTCTACGATCCAAACGTTTGGGAATGCGGCAACAATTGTCTCTCAAATGAAATGGTCCGGCGTCGACGCAACGAACAATGCGCATATGAAAAGGTCTGTCGAGAAACTCTCTCACATACTTGGGTGGCTTGAGGATCAATTGAACGACACAACCGGTGGGTTCCAGCCCGATTGCGTCTCTATTCAGGACATCTTTCTTGCAGCGCACGTGCGATTTGTACAGAACAGGCCACTCGGAGTTGACCTACTGCTTGGGCAGTATCCTAAACTTGAGGCGCTGCTAAATGGGCTGGATGATCGAGCAAGCTTTAAGGCCAATCCGATTTGGTGGTGGGAGCCGGGTGTTGTCGGGTATCAGCCTGACGGAACCCCAATTTTTAAGAACAAAATTAACTGA
- the blaOXA gene encoding class D beta-lactamase codes for MRRLIFVLAFLASLVITSHAEAKEVCTIVMDELAVEVLLRNGDCDSRVTPASTFKISLALMGFDAGVLQDAYTPRLQFREGYPDWGGDNWRQTTDPQRWMKYSVVWFSRQITPILGIPRLTEYASSFGYGNADFSGDFAQTNGLERAWMTSSLQISPREQINFLSRMLRYELPVSKEAVDRTLEIIEFTDTAGSWRVWGKTGTAYPRGDTGRFDYSQGWGWFVGWARRGETKLVFAHLIQDEQRHAESPGLRARATFIGGFDDLVAEALK; via the coding sequence GTGAGACGACTTATTTTTGTTTTGGCCTTTTTGGCCAGTCTAGTCATCACGTCTCATGCCGAGGCCAAAGAAGTTTGCACCATTGTGATGGACGAACTGGCCGTTGAAGTGTTGCTACGCAATGGCGACTGCGACAGTCGTGTAACACCAGCGTCTACATTCAAAATCTCACTTGCACTCATGGGGTTTGATGCGGGTGTATTGCAGGACGCATATACCCCTCGCCTCCAATTCCGTGAAGGCTATCCAGACTGGGGCGGTGACAACTGGCGTCAAACTACTGATCCACAGAGATGGATGAAATACTCTGTCGTTTGGTTCTCGCGTCAGATCACCCCGATATTGGGTATACCGAGACTAACGGAATATGCATCGTCCTTTGGCTATGGGAACGCCGACTTTAGCGGCGATTTCGCGCAAACCAACGGCCTTGAACGGGCGTGGATGACCTCATCCCTTCAAATCTCACCTCGTGAGCAGATCAATTTTCTATCACGGATGCTACGCTATGAACTACCTGTTTCGAAGGAAGCCGTTGATCGAACCTTGGAAATCATAGAATTCACAGACACCGCTGGCAGCTGGCGTGTTTGGGGAAAAACAGGCACGGCTTATCCCCGTGGGGATACTGGCCGCTTTGACTATTCACAAGGCTGGGGCTGGTTCGTCGGTTGGGCGCGTCGCGGTGAAACAAAACTCGTTTTTGCGCATCTGATACAAGACGAACAGCGCCACGCGGAATCGCCGGGATTGCGTGCACGCGCCACGTTTATTGGTGGTTTCGATGATCTCGTAGCAGAGGCCTTGAAATGA